A part of Rattus norvegicus strain BN/NHsdMcwi chromosome 4, GRCr8, whole genome shotgun sequence genomic DNA contains:
- the Prp25 gene encoding acidic proline-rich protein PRP25: MLVVLFTAVLLTLSYAQEAELQILDQTPNQKPPPPGFPPRPPANGSQQGPPPQGGPQQSPLQPGKPQDPPPQGSPQQKPPQPGKPQGPPPPGGPQKKPPQPGKPQGPPPPGGPQKKPPQPGKPQGPPPPGGPQQKPPQPGKPQGPPPPGGPQQKPPQPGNQQGPPPPGGPQQKPPQPGKPQGSPPPGGPQQRPPQPGNQQSPPQGPQFGRPQGSFQSLGPQ, from the exons ATGCTGGTGGTCCTGTTCACAGCGGTCTTGCTGACCCTGAGCTATGCTCAGGAAGCAG AACTTCAGATCCTAGACCAGACACCAAATCAGAAACCACCTCCACCAGGATTCCCACCAAGACCACCTGCTAATGGGAGCCAGCAAGGCCCACCCCCACAAGGAGGCCCACAACAGAGCCCCCTGCAGCCTGGAAAGCCCCAAGACCCACCCCCACAAGGAAGCCCACAGCAGAAACCACCTCAGCCTGGAAAGCCCcaaggcccacccccaccagGAGGCCCACAGAAGAAACCCCCTCAGCCTGGAAAGCCCcaaggcccacccccaccagGAGGCCCACAGAAGAAACCCCCTCAGCCTGGAAAGCCCcaaggcccacccccaccagGAGGCCCTCAGCAGAAACCACCTCAGCCTGGAAAGCCCcaaggcccacccccaccagGAGGCCCTCAGCAGAAACCCCCTCAGCCTGGAAACCAAcaaggcccacccccaccagGAGGCCCACAGCAGAAACCACCTCAGCCTGGAAAGCCCCAAGGCTCACCCCCACCAGGAGGCCCACAGCAGAGACCTCCTCAGCCTGGAAACCAGCAAAGCCCACCACAAGGTCCCCAATTCGGCAGACCACAGGGATCTTTCCAGAGTTTGGGTCCTCAGTAA